From one Anopheles bellator chromosome 1, idAnoBellAS_SP24_06.2, whole genome shotgun sequence genomic stretch:
- the LOC131215430 gene encoding enhancer of split mbeta protein-like translates to MDYANLVAHESAGIGSKLSALEPVSRTYQYRKVMKPMLERKRRARINRCLDELKELMVSALQSEGENVAKLEKADILELTVRHLHKLRRQQRLAANPVIDADRFRAGFTHAANEVSRCLASTPGVDIKLGTKLMTHLGHRLNDLDKVSPLTVHIGTGGADSSDSGVGSGGLQNSSGAPSAPSSSSSSGASSPPCSPCYSTGRSSPMVGYPMPLTPQSYRSEESTTLLMAPSTSPSPNPSECEDHPMTGVSATGSAEAGLLKLQQSAVESVWRPW, encoded by the coding sequence ATGGATTACGCAAATCTGGTGGCCCACGAGTCGGCGGGCATTGGCAGCAAGCTGTCGGCGCTGGAGCCCGTGTCCCGCACCTACCAGTACCGGAAGGTGATGAAGCCGATGCTGGAGCGGAAGCGCCGGGCCCGGATCAACCGGTGCCTGGACGAGCTGAAGGAGCTGATGGTGTCGGCGCTCCAGTCGGAGGGCGAGAACGTGGCCAAGCTGGAGAAGGCCGACATCCTGGAGCTGACGGTGCGCCACCTGCACAAGttgcgccgccagcagcggctCGCCGCGAACCCCGTCATCGACGCCGAccgcttccgggccgggttcaCGCACGCCGCCAACGAGGTGTCCCGCTGTCTGGCCTCGACGCCCGGCGTCGACATCAAGCTCGGCACGAAGCTGATGACGCacctcggccaccggctcAACGATCTCGACAAAGTGTCCCCACTGACGGTCCACATTGGCACTGGCGGCGCCGACTCCTCGGACTCCGGTGTTGGCAGCGGTGGCCTCCAAAACTCCTCGGGGGCCCCATCAGccccatcgtcctcgtcgtcgagtGGAGCCAGTTCTCCCCCCTGCTCACCGTGCTACTCGACCGGCCGCTCATCACCGATGGTCGGCTATCCGATGCCACTGACCCCACAGTCGTACCGCAGCGAAGAATCCACCACGCTCCTGATGGCCCCGTCGACGAGTCCTTCGCCGAATCCGAGCGAATGCGAGGACCATCCGATGACCGGCGtctcggccaccggctcggCCGAGGCAGGACTGCTAAAGCTCCAGCAATCCGCCGTCGAGTCCGTGTGGCGACCGTGGTAG
- the LOC131215051 gene encoding RING finger protein 17, whose product MGTINIENLINTDRFLTWLQSPSCARCTLPYSNNGPEDLVQRLPLLLSCNHVLCGPCVREFYGRDTIHCEQCQRETSLPKDCGNPTSFLNPSYYLLGSIRQAQYELENLESYRDTQRVSSTAERQETSRETVSPGAELLVSQLDSVKQVQALLGDAYHSYERSKHQLEKCDREQQINVGSVIGKVNDHFLQLHNTLQQQQLGVLQRIRNKYAKIRRQQEDDQSQLQSVHGQLTKFMQTIKCTDLSSTIRPKRNGASNMLRVLVTHIVSPHQLYVQNELFAKTAPALAELCNFDAQKYHVASECHSQLTITEGSLYLVRPVVESSFSWPAKWYRARVTRKYPPNQYLVQYVDFGHLEKVREDQIRPISPELNGFVFGAQRVSLYDVTPKVRGSGTNDEWAEECRQLMIDFISNRQMAMVELTKEMNGTHMVDLLHLPKGIRIPVQSLREALIYFDLCQTVSGDRQQLRTVHRLNRWLQKCRSNHRGAITSAHKLAQHDSFPCTIRHSTAPDNFQLMPTKWGVNILEPIQQELDQCASERAKVYAPYVGQFCAFTDQRETQGGGTVHWMRGQVTHVGVRQCELLAIDSGKLYANIAWDNIRLMDAESWKLWEPSVVVNCQLAYIRPKSANNDKDDSWSCEAIQEFNQILASRTMHFEVTIETKSEDNVPYGVLLYLLNRKTRDTCVNGLLVQNGYAECLSQGRDLIADRVKEIIAESESTQEKKMPGRKACGLKPSHTLSDPRVPVKILCVQSPAEFYVQRKSCIVGMDQLHNEIQEYMDDRIEEEEAEADQELRAIGDVCVAFTRAPRSTSCEWYRAQVIATLEGDDSQYEMFLIDQAISVQVHRANIARLPLRFAQIQPAAIRCKLANVKPVGGSDQWHQSSIDNFKSVASSFPSHAVLLERNHETTRELPVVLWGVRVEETGALTPRRTVYTNLNLSLVDSGYAHRIAPFESLGGSELASPRTAEDEVQTFEKAVTSQFETEYIQLQQFFRVIDDATSQTASSSKHVKSTGRDDVEWEETMRSLIDRQVLEIADWPDALPVEKSIFVGTPTHVGTDGTIYLQDESYQSVVTQMKTEIQHYVTTTAEMGDGRIKSRLLAVGDVCLARFYLDQNYYRARVTAVGKNRTYSVQFVDYGNIEQCTIDDLRCDTICCQMPVLVNCFRLHELEPRESVAGGQWSEAALDALHSLIVMKRCTVRVIGKRSRADPDPLCRLQIIDANVDVAEVLCGLQLFVRGEDKRQKKKRDSQPIEQCIDAPSVASFRSIMDIMNEIVCDDEGIEGTDDPYAYDGVNDDNASNSDRATHSSDDSLWDPIDRAARDFGEPPMVDTPLPSPASFNSNEFETSSLRSSMERMLGESIHRKSGGCGAFTGFPILQFDQYQRGFYAAYTNYTDPLTLHVYPQIEGHTFRMGQMAQAIQTYATSGNKFHKWQASLLEPQAPCLALFAEDGQFYRAVVEGCDHETREARVLFVDYLNRATVPIDTGIRKCPTVMQSIPLHNVTVRLAGVRPNPRNREDDVACQLVMRLQKSFYVRLLHQTYQRTDGGVPIPLVELYTSEDFRTLVYQPLIDEKFFLADPLGTTK is encoded by the exons GTCTCCTCTACAGCAGAGCGTCAGGAAACTTCCCGAGAAACGGTGTCGCCCGGCGCTGAGTTACTCGTTTCCCAGCTAGACAGCGTAAAACAAGTTCAGGCGCTTCTAGGAGATGCGTACCATTCGTACGAACGTTCCAAACACCAACTAGAAAAGTGTGACCGCGAGCAACAGATCAACGTTGGCTCGGTCATCGGGAAAGTCAATGACCACTTTCTGCAACTGCACAACACAttacaacagcaacagctcggGGTGCTACAGAGAATTCGCAACAAGTATGCCAAGATTCGGCGCCAGCAGGAGGACGACCAGTCTCAGCTTCAGTCGGTGCACGGTCAACTCACCAAGTTTATGCAAACGATAAAATG CACCGACCTGAGTTCAACTATTCGACCAAAGCGGAACGGAGCCAGCAACATGCTCCGGGTGCTCGTGACGCACATCGTATCCCCGCACCAGCTGTACGTGCAGAATGAATTGTTTGCGAAAACTGCACCCGCCCTGGCAGAACTGTGTAATTTTGATGCCCAGAAATATCACGTTGCATCTGAGTGTCACAGCCAGCTTACGATCACGGAGGGATCCTTGTATCTCGTGCGACCCGTCGTCGAGTCTTCGTTTTCCTGGCCCGCCAAGTGGTACAGAGCGCGAGTGACCCGCAAATATCCACCGAACCAGTACCTCGTCCAGTACGTCGACTTCGGGCATCTGGAAAAGGTGCGCGAGGATCAGATTCGGCCGATTTCACCCGAACTCAATGGgttcgttttcggtgcgcaGAGAGTTTCACTGTACGATGTGACACCCAAGGTGCGTGGGTCGGGAACCAACGACGAATGGGCAGAGGAGTGCCGTCAGCTGATGATCGATTTCATCAGCAATCGACAAATGGCGATGGTCGAACTGACGAAGGAAATGAACGGTACGCACATGGTAGATCTGTTGCATCTCCCAAAAGGTATTCGCATTCCGGTACAATCACTGCGCGAAGCGCTGATCTATTTCGATCTGTGCCAGACGGTTTCCGGTGATCGACAACAGTTGAGAACGGTGCATCGGCTTAACCGCTGGTTGCAGAAGTGTAGGAGCAACCATAGGGGCGCTATAACGTCGGCACACAAGCTCGCCCAACACGACAGCTTTCCGTGCACGATCCGGCACAGTACGGCACCGGACAATTTCCAGCTGATGCCCACCAAATGGGGCGTAAACATTCTGGAACCGATACAACAGGAGCTCGATCAGTGCGCCTCGGAGCGCGCCAAAGTGTACGCTCCTTACGTAGGACAGTTTTGTGCCTTCACCGATCAACGTGAAACACAAGGCGGTGGCACAGTGCACTGGATGCGTGGTCAGGTCACGCACGTTGGTGTCCGCCAGTGTGAGTTGTTGGCGATAGACAGTGGCAAACTGTATGCAAACATCGCTTGGGATAACATCCGGTTGATGGACGCAGAATCCTGGAAGCTATGGGAGCCTTCCGTGGTCGTCAACTGTCAACTAGCGTACATTCGCCCGAAGTCGGCGAACAACGACAAAGACGACAGCTGGTCTTGTGAGGCGATACAAGAGTTTAATCAGATTCTCGCAAGTCGCACGATGCACTTCGAAGTGACGATCGAGACAAAGTCCGAGGATAACGTTCCCTACGGCGTACTGCTTTACCTGCTCAACCGGAAGACACGCGACACGTGTGTCAATGG CCTGCTGGTCCAGAACGGGTACGCCGAATGTCTCAGCCAGGGCAGAGATCTGATCGCCGATCGTGTCAAAGAAATAATTGCCGAATCGGAAAGCACACAAGAGAAAAAGATGCCGGGGCGAAAGGCATGTGGCTTAAAGCCATCGCATACCCTCAGCGATCCGCGCGTTCCAGTTAAAATTCTGTGTGTCCAGTCACCAGCCGAATTTTACGTCCAGCGCAAGTCATGCATAGTCGGCATGGACCAGCTACACAACGAGATCCAAGAGTATATGGACGATCGTATCGAAGAGGAGGAAGCAGAGGCGGATCAGGAACTGCGGGCGATCGGTGACGTTTGCGTAGCGTTCACTCGTGCGCCACGGAGTACTTCCTGTGAGTGGTACCGTGCGCAGGTCATCGCCACTCTCGAAGGTGACGACAGCCAGTACGAGATGTTCCTGATCGATCAGGCCATCAGCGTGCAGGTTCATCGTGCCAATATAGCACGCCTTCCGCTACGCTTCGCCCAAATACAGCCTGCTGCAATCCGATGCAAGCTGGCCAACGTGAAGCCGGTCGGTGGCAGCGATCAGTGGCACCAATCGTCGATCGATAACTTCAAAAGTGTCGCTTCCTCGTTTCCCTCACATGCCGTGTTGCTCGAGCGCAACCACGAGACCACCCGGGAACTCCCGGTGGTGCTGTGGGGCGTCCGAGTGGAGGAAACGGGTGCCCTGACTCCGCGGCGTACCGTTTACACCAACCTCAATCTGTCGCTAGTGGATAGCGGGTATGCGCATCGGATTGCGCCATTTGAGTCGCTCGGTGGCAGCGAACTCGCTAGCCCACGAACTGCCGAGGATGAAGTGCAAACGTTTGAGAAAGCGGTCACCAGTCAGTTTGAAACGGAGTACATACAATTGCAGCAGTTTTTTCGAGTCATCGACGACGCCACCAGCCAAACGGCGTCGTCTTCAAAACATGTGAAGTCAACCGGCCGGGACGACGTGGAGTGGGAAGAAACGATGCGATCACTGATCGACCGGCAGGTGTTGGAGATCGCCGATTGGCCCGACGCACTGCCAGTCGAAAAGTCCATCTTTGTCGGTACTCCGACGCACGTAGGAACGGATGGAACGATCTACTTGCAGGACGAGTCCTACCAATCGGTGGTCACGCAAATGAAAACCGAAATTCAGCACTACGTAACCACAACGGCCGAGATGGGCGACGGGCGTATCAAAAGCCGACTGCTTGCCGTCGGCGACGTGTGTCTCGCACGCTTCTATTTGGACCAAAACTACTACCGTGCCCGGGTGACGGCGGTTGGGAAGAACAGGACTTACAGTGTGCAGTTTGTTGATTATGGCAACATAGAACAGTGCACGATCGATGATCTGCGCTGCGACACGATCTGCTGCCAGATGCCGGTACTAGTGAATTGCTTCCGCCTGCATGAGCTGGAACCACGCGAAAGTGTAGCCGGTGGTCAATGGTCCGAGGCAGCATTGGATGCGCTGCACTCGCTGATCGTGATGaaacggtgcacggtgcgTGTTATCGGCAAACGGTCACGGGCCGATCCAGATCCACTTTGTAGGCTGCAAATCATCGATGCCAATGTGGACGTCGCCGAGGTTCTCTGCGGCTTGCAACTGTTTGTCCGGGGCGAAGACAAgaggcagaagaagaagcgtgACAGTCAGCCAATCGAACAGTGCATTGATGCGCCCTCCGTTGCGTCGTTCCGCAGTATCATGGATATAATGAATGAAATAGTGTGCGACGACGAAGGTATCGAAGGCACAGATGACCCGTATGCTTACGACGGTGTTAACGATGATAACGCGAGTAACAGTGACCGGGCGACTCATTCCTCGGACGATTCCTTGTGGGATCCTATCGATAGGGCTGCGCGCGACTTCGGTGAACCGCCGATGGTCGATACTCCGCTTCCTTCGCCGGCATCGTTTAACTCGAACGAGTTTGAAACCTCGTCCTTGCGGTCGTCGATGGAGCGCATGTTGGGGGAGTCGATCCATCGGAAGTCGGGTGGATGCGGCGCTTTCACCGGGTTTCCGATACTTCAGTTCGATCAGTATCAGCGAGGGTTCTATGCCGCGTACACCAACTACACCGATCCACTGACCCTTCACGTGTATCCCCAAATCGAGGGTCACACCTTTCGAATGGGTCAAATGGCGCAGGCCATCCAGACGTATGCCACGTCAGGCAACAAGTTCCACAAGTGGCAAGCGTCACTGCTTGAACCGCAAGCCCCCTGTCTGGCCCTGTTTGCTGAGGACGGGCAATTCTATCGGGCCGTGGTCGAGGGGTGCGACCACGAGACGCGAGAAGCCCGCGTCCTATTCGTCGACTACCTGAACCGTGCTACGGTTCCGATCGATACGGGCATCCGCAAGTGTCCGACGGTGATGCAAAGCATTCCGCTGCACAATGTTACCGTACGATTGGCGGGCGTTCGACCCAACCCACGCAACCGAGAGGACGACGTGGCGTGCCAGCTGGTTATGCGCCTGCAGAAATCGTTCTACGTTCGCCTCCTGCACCAAACCTACCAGAGGACAGATGGGGGCGTACCGATACCGCTGGTGGAGCTGTACACCAGCGAGGACTTCCGCACGCTCGTTTACCAACCGCTGATTGACGAGAAATTCTTCCTGGCAGATCCCCTCGGCACAACCAAATGA
- the LOC131206151 gene encoding hemicentin-1, whose translation MNSIVILSLWILLHISNTSCQDETISVLRGEKVELACPIDIATCGELHSLKWFKGTERIAVVSGDGEVAKVEGSHHDRLSLAHLAQTSRLIFRSVEIADEDTYLCETTFLEPSELCENSGAYSVALNVYAVPSVITLQDGNRNSIKNGSHIGPMREGQDLQVVCEVYGARPEPVISWHRSGRVVRDTLVVEEHNGLYTVKSTLSLTLSRQELGATYNCRVEMKELHLTVDNQFHIDLQVRPTKINLSGVEHHTVQGTKVLLQCQVSGARPAANMTWYNSSKLITEESSEMTSINTKTYLQNDGTFETISQMIFTATRFENGASMRCEADNIVMREDLDRPLHDTLTLEVMYPPVVSVKPDNITVNETQDFLIFCDYEANPASLESVKWYRNQQEIKVSGARYEGGNPEQTALLVKNSTRHDIGAYTCELSNSIGFDVSDNEVFVDVIYKPTVMLTMDPDTPVIENDQANITLLCNIVDGNPMLLTRVRWFLDGEFLKELPECEEATLGTDENLCEVDPSKMLLQNVGREFIGNYSCEGFNLAGWGDVSEDSSLDVYYEPGNASMVHFPTVAVKRRSVTFNCSIEDRGNPAASRYRWLRGGKPVMDVVTPSWTVDPVGLDSRTTFSCYAYNEGGEGLAAEESLEVHAPPAFIQKLQPYTGALFSTTNVSLSCRVECIPSCTIAWFKDGIGIEANDERYYITSMYLPAEPATGDFESAYSVLHFNMSAWPNGILDRIKDSSNYSCVSTNNSAGPGVRSTTYFGVEYPPENTTLSSATISVEEGRVPPKIVCSSRAYPEPAFYWTRNGRTIAKGSALIVEDVLGRNDAGHYTCTAFNKHGNHSTDAYIDIHYKPTCQIVRKEIEEGEVLICVATGSPRESEFEWSVKYANETVQSQHVKSDAYESVLTLDDDVSSMRTYVCVASNNVGVGTPCEIEVAGYVAWWLKGDVLTPYILIGAVAALLLAVILVCIIIICICRRKRRQEKFTGESSTAGGSQIEPGEYENLPFHGLQTPPKKDGIVYPEDVIYADLEENNYGPINYKAASIYNMMKFKRNNE comes from the exons ATGAATAGTATTGTTATACTGAGTTTATGGATACTGCTGCACATTAGCAACACATCTTGTCAAG aTGAAACAATATCCGTGCTGAGGGGCGAAAAGGTGGAGCTGGCGTGCCCGATCGACATCGCGACCTGCGGCGAGCTGCATTCCCTCAAATGGTTCAAGGGCACCGAGCGGATAGCGGTCGTGTCCGGTGATGGCGAGGTGGCCAAGGTGGAGGGCAGCCACCACGACCGGCTGTCGCTGGCCCACCTCGCCCAGACCAGCCGCCTGATCTTCCGCAGTGTCGAGATCGCGGACGAAGATACATATCTGTGCGAGACGACGTTCCTCGAGCCGTCGGAGCTGTGCGAGAACTCGGGCGCATATAGTGTAGCGTTAAATGTTTACG CGGTGCCATCGGTCATTACGCTGCAGGATGGCAATAGAAATAGTATTAAAAACGGGTCGCACATCGGACCGATGCGCGAAGGCCAGGACCTGCAGGTCGTCTGCGAGGTGTACGGTgcccgcccggaaccggtgatAAGTTGGCATCGGTCGGGGCGCGTAGTCCGCG ATACGCTGGTGGTTGAGGAGCACAACGGATTGTACACGGTGAAGTCGACCCTATCGTTGACCCTTTCACGGCAGGAGCTGGGTGCCACCTACAACTGTCGCGTGGAGATGAAGGAACTCCACCTGACGGTGGACAATCAGTTCCACATCGATTTGCAAG TGCGACCCACGAAGATCAACTTATCCGGCGTGGAACATCACACGGTTCAGGGGACGAAGGTTTTGCTTCAGTGTCAG GTCAGCGGAGCAAGACCAGCAGCCAACATGACCTGGTACAACTCATCCAAGCTCATCACCGAGGAGTCCAGTGAGATGACTTCAATTAATACTAAAACA TATCTGCAGAACGATGGAACCTTCGAGACGATCAGCCAGATGATCTTCACGGCGACCCGGTTCGAGAACGGTGCCTCGATGCGCTGCGAGGCGGACAACATAGTGATGCGGGAGGACCTGGACCGGCCGCTGCACGACACGCTCACGCTCGAGGTGATGT ATCCGCCGGTGGTGTCAGTCAAACCGGACAACATCACCGTGAACGAGACGCAGGACTTTCTGATCTTCTGCGACTACGAGGCGAACCCGGCATCGCTCGAGAGCGTCAAGTGGTACCGGAACCAGCAGGAGATCAAGGTGAGCGGGGCCCGGTACGAGGGCGGCAACCCGGAGCAGAcggcgctgctggtgaagaACTCGACGCGCCACGACATCGGCGCCTACACGTGCGAGCTGTCCAACTCGATCGGCTTCGACGTGTCCGATAACGAAGTGTTCGTTGATGTGATCT ATAAACCGACGGTGATGCTGACGATGGACCCGGACACGCCGGTGATCGAGAACGACCAGGCGAACATCACGCTGCTGTGTAACATCGTGGACGGGAATCCGATGCTGTTGACGCGGGTCCGCTGGTTCCTTGACGGTGAGTTTCTCAAGGAGTTGCCCGAGTGCGAGGAGGCTACGCTCGGGACGGATGAGAATCTGTGTGAGGTGGATCCGAGCAAGATGTTGCTGCAGAACGTGGGCCGTGAGTTCATCGGGAACTACTCCTGCGAGGGCTTCAATCTGGCCGGCTGGGGTGATGTGAGCGAGGATAGCTCACTGGACGTGTACTACGAGCCGGGTAATGCGTCGATGGTCCACttcccgacggtggccgtcaAGCGGCGCAGTGTGACGTTTAACTGTTCGATCGAGGATCGGGGTAATCCGGCTGCCAGTCGGTATCGGTGGCTGCGGGGAGGAAAACCGGTGATGGATGTGGTGACTCCTTCGTGGACGGTCGATCCGGTTGGGCTCGATTCGAGGACGACGTTCTCGTGCTATGCGTACAACGAGGGTGGCGAAGGATTGGCCGCGGAAGAGAGCCTGGAGGTGCACGCACCGCCCGCTTTCATCCAGAAGTTGCAGCCTTACACCGGGGCCctgttttccaccaccaatGTGTCGCTTTCGTGCCGGGTGGAGTGTATCCCGTCGTGTACGATCGCCTGGTTCAAGGATGGGATCGGGATCGAGGCGAACGATGAGCGGTATTACATCACCAGCATGTACctgccggcggaaccggccaccggggactTCGAGAGTGCTTACTCCGTGCTG CATTTCAACATGTCCGCCTGGCCGAACGGCATCCTGGACCGGATCAAGGACAGCTCGAACTATTCATGCGTCTCGACGAACAACtcggccggccccggtgtcCGCAGTACCACCTACTTCGGTGTAGAGT atcCCCCCGAGAACACGACCCTCTCGAGTGCGACCATCTCCGTGGAGGAAGGACGAGTTCCGCCGAAGATCGTGTGCTCTTCGCGCGCCTACCCCGAACCGGCATTCTACTGGACGCGGAACGGGAGGACGATCGCCAAGGGTAGTGCGCTGATCGTGGAGGACGTGCTGGGGAGGAACGACGCGGGTCATTACACGTGCACGGCGTTCAATAAGCACGGTAATCACTCGACCGATGCCTACATCGACATACACT ATAAACCCACGTGTCAGATCGTGCGAAAGGAGATCGAGGAAGGGGAGGTACTGATATGTGTGGCGACCGGTAGTCCGCGGGAGTCCGAGTTCGAGTGGAGCGTCAAGTACGCGAACGAGACGGTGCAGAGTCAGCACGTTAAGAGCGATGCGTACGAGAGTGTCCTGACGCTGGACGACGACGTGTCCTCGATGCGGACCTACGTGTGTGTGGCAAGCAATAATGTTGGCGTTGGGACGCCGTGTGAGATCGAGGTTGCTG gcTACGTGGCCTGGTGGCTCAAGGGGGACGTGCTCACCCCGTACATCCTGATCGGGGCCGTGGCGGCCCTCCTGCTGGCCGTCATCCTCgtgtgcatcatcatcatctgcatcTGCCGAAGAAAGCGCCGGCAGGAGAAGT TTACTGGAGAATCATCGACTGCTGGCGGATCCCAGATAGAACCAGGCGAATATGAAAACCTTCCGTTCCATGGACTGCAAACTCCTCCGAAGAAG
- the LOC131205226 gene encoding enhancer of split malpha protein-like — protein sequence MHSHSTVNQAGQAACSSNNSINENRYNSEKLAKASAVYKLKKILKPIVTLLKSKSKHSSAAATAKRAMPRITSYIDEFDCDYDNSANERLEQQLISELEQCHQHAAAILVYEDQQLQVLPIEPEDEQYVPVHFARTEAGTFFWTTMPAASVGRAVDEDLIQPAHCYTEEQYAQPSYADRWAQA from the coding sequence ATGCATTCGCACAGCACCGTCAACCAGGCCGGCCAGGccgcctgcagcagcaacaacagcatcaacgAGAatcgctacaacagcgagaAGCTGGCCAAGGCATCGGCCGTCTACAAGCTGAAGAAGATCCTGAAACCGATCGTGACGCTGCTCAAGAGCAAGAGCAAGCAcagctcggcggcggccacggccaagcGCGCCATGCCCCGGATCACCAGCTACATCGACGAGTTCGACTGCGACTACGACAACTCGGCCAACGAGCGTCTCGAGCAGCAACTGATCAGCGAACTCGAGCAGTGCCACCAGCACGCGGCCGCCATCCTAGTTTACGAGGACCAGCAGCTTCAGGTGCTCCCGATCGAACCGGAGGACGAACAGTACGTACCGGTACACTTTGCCCGCACCGAAGCCGGCACCTTCTTCTGGACGACGATGCCGGCCGCCAGCGTTGGCCGCGCCGTCGACGAGGACCTCATCCAGCCGGCCCACTGCTACACCGAGGAACAGTACGCCCAGCCATCCTACGCCGACCGGTGGGCCCAGGCCTAA